The genomic window AACCATCAGGTTCACAATAAAGGAGAAAAGGCACTCTATAAATTAAGGATGTTACCTAATTGCTGCTCTTTCAACTCCACTTCTTTACGGTATTTTTCTACTGATTGTTGCATTAAACGCAATTGTTgctctttcaattcaatctcatTGACACGTTCTTCGAACTGCATCTCCTTCACTCCAAGATTTTTCAAGCGTTcgtctaatgttttttctagtgAATTGAgatatttctctttttcttcagaCTTTTTGTTGGACTCATGGGAAGATCTTTGAATTGAATCGAGCTGCACCTTCTTCAATTCGAGATCATCACAGCATTCTCTGAGAGATTCTCTTGCCAAAATAAGGTTCTTCTCTTTTGATTGGAGCTCCTCAGAgcattctaaaattaatttttggatGGAATTTTTCTGTTCCTTCATTGCTTTCAGCTCTTTCTCACATTCTCCTATCGATAGTTGGACTGATTTCAGTTGCCTCTCCTTCCCTTTAAGTTCCTCACTTCGGTATTCAATGGACAGTTGAATAGCATTAAACTCCCTCTCTCTCGATTCAAGCTCTTTAACATATGTGTTCATTCttcctttgattttattgagCTCCTCCtcttttgattcaatttttctGGCACAATGTTTCACATGTTGTCGAGCTGAATCCAATTTCTCCTCTTTTTGTTGAAGCTTTGCTGAGAGCTCTTTGATAGAATCTTCAATCGACCTCAACTCTGTTTCTTTTGATTTGAGCTCTGCAGAGCGCACACTGATAGACTTCTTCACTGCATCATGTTGCTTCTCTTTGGCTTCAAGTTCTTCTGTATATTCATCAATCAACACACTGATTGATCCAAGATGGTTCTGTCTCGAATCAAAATCTTTTGAGCTCTCCTCAATTGATTTCTTTATTAGACTCAGTTCCCTCTCTTCAGAATCAAGCTCTTTTACGCATTCCTGGATCAATTCTTTAGTTTTGTCCAGCTCCTTCTTTTTCAAATCAAGCTCCTTCGAGcactcaattgatttttttattccatctaGTTCGTCCTTGTTTGAAACAAATTTAGCAGAACTCCTCACCTGCAACATTTTCAAATCCATCTCCTTTGACGAAAGCTCCTTATTACAATCATTGATCAAGTTCCTGACATTTCGTAACTCCTTCTGTTTGAACTCAAGATCACGGTCACAATTCGCTATCAACTTTCTCACCCTTTCTACCTCCTTCTCATTGAATTCAAGCTCCTTCAAACGTTCCTCGACCGACTTCTGTAAAGATCCCAATTTCTCATCTTTCTCAAAAATCTCCCTACAATGCTCTTCAAGTAACTTTTCCAACGAACCCAAATCCCTCTCCTTCGATTCAATCTGTGTCTGCACCAACCTCAATTCCTCTTTTTTCACACTGAGCACCACATTACAATCCTCAACCTCTTGTCGAACCATATTTAATTCCTCCCGCCGAGTTTTCAACTCCAAATCACATTCTTGAATCCAATTTTTCACCAAACCCAACTGTTTTTCCTTATTTTGCAGCTCAGAAATACACTCCTCATATTTTTTGGCCTTAATTTCAAACTTCTCCTCACGTTCCTCAACCACTTTCAACATTTCAACATTTTTCTTCTCAAGCAAGGCAAGTTCTTccattttccttaaaaaaaaagccttcGAGGATTCACAATGAGCCTCCAAATCTTTCCATTCAAGAGTGaatgaaagaattgaagagGCTTGTGCATGCAGTTGATCGAGACATTTATGCAAACTCTCTTTCTTGATGTCAACCAGTTTTAAATCATCCATTGCATCCTCCATTTAAAGAACctgtaatattttataaaaagaaccCCATGATATATTTTATGACATTTATGTAAAATGtaaataaagaaacaacaaagCACAAACCTTTGTGACAACCTCTGTGTAAACCCTAGGATGGTGAGAGGAAGGAGCCAGGCAGAGGTAGAGGCAGAGGAAGTGGCATTAAGTTCAAGGTTTTGAAAAGTTTCAAGGTTCTTCACTTCTTTGAGTACAGGTGTATGCTTGGAGTCTTTAAGTTTTAACAGTGGTTAAGATATCTATTTAAAGAGTGGATTACATTAAATATGCTTGACATTTTCCATTTTTACAGAAACTTGGAGCTTTGTTCTTTTCAAGgtgttaataaaatttataagaaaaagcaAATGtatatttgagattgtgatata from Populus trichocarpa isolate Nisqually-1 chromosome 5, P.trichocarpa_v4.1, whole genome shotgun sequence includes these protein-coding regions:
- the LOC18098881 gene encoding FRIGIDA-like protein 5 encodes the protein MEDAMDDLKLVDIKKESLHKCLDQLHAQASSILSFTLEWKDLEAHCESSKAFFLRKMEELALLEKKNVEMLKVVEEREEKFEIKAKKYEECISELQNKEKQLGLVKNWIQECDLELKTRREELNMVRQEVEDCNVVLSVKKEELRLVQTQIESKERDLGSLEKLLEEHCREIFEKDEKLGSLQKSVEERLKELEFNEKEVERVRKLIANCDRDLEFKQKELRNVRNLINDCNKELSSKEMDLKMLQVRSSAKFVSNKDELDGIKKSIECSKELDLKKKELDKTKELIQECVKELDSEERELSLIKKSIEESSKDFDSRQNHLGSISVLIDEYTEELEAKEKQHDAVKKSISVRSAELKSKETELRSIEDSIKELSAKLQQKEEKLDSARQHVKHCARKIESKEEELNKIKGRMNTYVKELESREREFNAIQLSIEYRSEELKGKERQLKSVQLSIGECEKELKAMKEQKNSIQKLILECSEELQSKEKNLILARESLRECCDDLELKKVQLDSIQRSSHESNKKSEEKEKYLNSLEKTLDERLKNLGVKEMQFEERVNEIELKEQQLRLMQQSVEKYRKEVELKEQQLGSNILSSHVRVDQTENVRNPKHASSSAFQFNATTSERSSPVVNVCVSEHDLMHHGVSAEPAKVVLDIVQNWKKGVTGFDASVNRDNVVLLEQLMKVSPKISPQVKEAATKLAVLWEKNIRLETEDSMEVLMFLLFLAVYGLVSCFSRDRILRLVRVIAQQKQAPEIFKALGFADKDLAPAFIENLIEEKQYVAAARFSLAFELVSRYPPEVILGKGVDAMNGASASTGRNNSNEAQCKAIDKAISALSSILELVADYKYESKYVTGDIIRSISYLEKKREGWTRSLQAPNSVDQPQPQGRNYRTAGISCPADQPTSARVVQPQLLNPNLWNQLQQQDMRFRSDFLVDIPGVRNQSACAPIMQPHLHNSNFQDQEQLQNNNKRPRIDLLADRPQVTQDVAAYGGATQFFTATNHFGASDLNAQQSNIAGRHNWYPTWQQR